In Phyllopteryx taeniolatus isolate TA_2022b chromosome 13, UOR_Ptae_1.2, whole genome shotgun sequence, the following are encoded in one genomic region:
- the LOC133488013 gene encoding serine/threonine-protein kinase PAK 6 gives MFRKKKKKRPEISAPKNFEHRVHTSFDAKRGCFVGLPAQWQSLIENLRRPRPMVDPSRITEVELRPKKTIVRGSMIGHGDYITAMINDMSRLSVTSSNSLRKSSPSARKRAQSLGRLGEVNEGDTYQYEGLIQNDDDEEDAAQDLWRDKARNIHSECNTPYLGMKKSITLQPNGILPKATSTYEVGGSPLEGPSQAGQNQNIPVPSHGSYMGGDVGSPQERVIWKRDFHLPRGMPPNQIPVACFYSPAMSLQQHQDQGVSPTELRPSVPMYMHPQNSPGRPFSSYDLKTDSAGRYHSFLPTGTSSPLVSGIRPQRTVRSSASYTLGLSPNMGLRPNGPEPFLRHSGCPNPPYPRQDSPSQPRPSPTGSLATSPPGTCSPAFRPPHPSPRPPPDPPKVTHEQFKAALQMVVDKGDPRSYLENFVKIGEGSTGVVCIASEKHSGRQVAVKMMDLRRQQRRELLFNEVVIMRDYQHRNVVEMYKSALVEEELWVIMEYLQGGALTNIVSETRLSEEQIATVCEAVLQALAYLHSQGVIHRDIKSDSILLTLDGRVKLSDFGFCAQISKDIPKRKSLVGTPYWMAPEVISKSPYGTEVDVWSMGVMVVEMVDGEPPYFSETPVAAMKRLRDEPAPTVQNVSQVSPVLKDFLDRMLTRDPLERASATDLLEHPFLLQSGSPHCLVPLVEQYRKRMSRC, from the exons ACCATTGTGCGTGGGAGCATGATTGGTCATGGAGACTACATCACAGCCATGATCAACGATATGAGCCGTCTGTCTGTGACCAGCTCCAATTCTTTGCGAAAGAGCAGCCCCTCAGCCAGGAAGAGAGCCCAGTCTTTGGGAAGGCTGGGAGAAGTGAACGAAGGGGACACCTACCAATACGAAGGCCTGAttcaaaatgatgatgatgaagaggatgCAGCTCAGGATCTTTGGAGGGACAAAGCGAGGAACATCCACAGTGAGTGCAACACTCCGTACTTGGGCATGAAGAAGAGCATCACTTTGCAGCCCAATGGGATTTTACCAAAAGCCACATCCACCTACGAGGTCGGTGGCAGCCCATTGGAAGGGCCGTCTCAAGCAGGCCAAAACCAGAACATTCCGGTGCCGAGTCATGGGTCTTATATGGGAGGTGATGTGGGCAGCCCTCAGGAAAGAGTCATATGGAAGAGAGACTTTCATCTGCCCAGAGGAATGCCACCAAATCAAATACCTGTTGCATGTTTCTATAGCCCGGCTATGAGTCTACAGCAGCACCAAGATCAAGGTGTCAGCCCCACGGAGCTCCGGCCCAGTGTGCCGATGTACATGCACCCCCAGAACAGCCCGGGGAGGCCTTTCTCCTCCTATGACCTGAAA acggATTCGGCAGGGAGGTACCACTCCTTCCTTCCCACCGGCACCAGCAGTCCTCTAGTGAGCGGCATCAGACCTCAGCGGACTGTACGATCCTCAGCGAGCTACACTTTAGGACTGTCCCCCAATATGGGACTAAGGCCCAATGGACCAGAGCCTTTTCTTAGGCACTCTGGATGCCCCAATCCTCCTTACCCACGACAGGACAGCCCATCCCAACCTCGACCCTCCCCAACAGGCTCTCTTGCCACTAGTCCCCCCGGTACATGCTCACCCGCCTTCAGACCCCCTCACCCTTCACCCCGACCGCCGCCAGACCCACCAAAGGTAACCCATGAACAGTTCAAGGCCGCCCTGCAGATGGTGGTGGATAAAGGTGATCCACGGTCTTACCTGGAGAACTTTGTGAAGATTGGGGAGGGTTCGACGGGAGTGGTGTGCATTGCCTCAGAGAAGCACAGCGGTCGGCAGGTGGCGGTAAAGATGATGGACCTGCGGAGGCAGCAAAGGAGGGAGTTACTCTTTAACGAG GTGGTCATCATGAGGGACTACCAGCACAGAAATGTCGTGGAGATGTATAAATCTGCCCTTGTGGAGGAAGAACTGTGGGTGATCATGGAGTACTTGCAAGGTGGAGCACTAACCAACATTGTGTCTGAGACCAG GCTGAGTGAAGAGCAGATTGCCACAGTGTGTGAAGCTGTTTTGCAAGCCCTGGCCTACCTCCACTCGCAGGGAGTCATTCACAGAGACATCAAGAGTGACTCAATACTACTCACATTAGATGGAAGA GTCAAACTGTCCGACTTTGGCTTCTGTGCTCAGATCAGTAAGGACATCCCCAAGAGGAAGTCTCTGGTGGGGACTCCTTATTGGATGGCTCCAGAAGTCATTTCCAAATCACCGTATGGCACTGAG GTGGATGTCTGGTCCATGGGCGTCATGGTGGTGGAGATGGTGGATGGAGAGCCGCCGTACTTCAGTGAAACCCCAGTGGCAGCTATGAAGAGACTGAGAGATGAGCCAGCTCCGACTGTGCAAAACGTCAGCCAG GTGTCCCCAGTTCTCAAAGACTTTCTGGACCGTATGCTGACTCGGGACCCCCTGGAGCGGGCCAGTGCCACTGACCTGCTGGAGCACCCCTTCCTGCTGCAGAGCGGCTCACCTCACTGCCTGGTCCCCCTGGTGGAGCAGTACCGCAAGCGCATGTCCCGCTGCTGA
- the LOC133488014 gene encoding uncharacterized protein LOC133488014 produces the protein MMRPKDLRQGSGTKTFLDAMHGGKVHLARFILDALDGRIVNSKTENSRTPLIYAVCLQEAGTRAKFARLLLEKGADVNCQDEEGRTALSHACELGNLDVVKILVQFNADPDICDVWGNSALMYAAFSGHSQVLEFLVRAFKRLGLRLDRMNNAGHTAIEVADFFGHNQCVQILNLQYRRSVGTDDSLADPGNVSDGELPNRLPRHVLERFSKQMNSKEEQLPGVFQKQMNIQEGNRPWNRFTCPRKQSHEQNHRHKRSLPTQKGQTEGHQNIFFTAKQLQNCQLHDPRGTRTLDSPMETTAKEVKEETGPREKASQTFPPCGKAKSFNQELLSIRKQSYQGDEHDLSLSASKFKRASLQDDRCLLDKMECQGNPRVLTNDVEKTVSVPKGPLGSKTQMVKGPEEKSKTHELQKRASFAHSGRHNKMMFGQGETEAGKMPSRGPGFMAFGTRLLRRFTAPEFMRMVIDCSSGSSNGRGRMSRSETFPFSHTHRQVNSQPSVDSISGVKCEFESCSSQSALD, from the coding sequence ATGATGCGACCCAAAGATTTACGGCAGGGCTCCGGCACTAAGACCTTCCTCGATGCCATGCACGGTGGCAAAGTTCACCTTGCGCGCTTCATTTTGGACGCCCTGGACGGACGAATCGTCAACTCAAAGACAGAAAACAGTCGCACGCCACTAATTTATGCCGTGTGTCTCCAAGAAGCCGGGACGAGAGCCAAGTTCGCCCGGCTCCTGCTGGAGAAAGGGGCCGATGTCAACTGCCAGGATGAAGAGGGTCGCACAGCTCTGAGTCACGCCTGTGAGTTGGGTAACTTAGACGTGGTCAAGATTCTCGTGCAGTTCAATGCCGATCCAGACATCTGTGATGTTTGGGGAAACAGTGCTCTAATGTACGCTGCCTTTTCTGGGCACAGTCAGGTGCTTGAGTTTCTGGTCCGGGCTTTCAAAAGACTTGGGCTGAGACTGGACAGAATGAATAACGCCGGACATACAGCCATCGAGGTGGCCGACTTCTTTGGACACAACCAGTGTGTGCAGATTCTAAACTTGCAGTACAGACGGAGTGTGGGCACTGATGATTCGCTTGCTGATCCAGGAAATGTCAGTGATGGAGAGTTGCCCAACAGACTACCTAGGCATGTCCTGGAAAGGTTTTCCAAACAGATGAACAGCAAAGAAGAGCAACTACCAGGGGTATTTCAGAAGCAGATGAATATCCAGGAAGGCAACAGGCCGTGGAACCGCTTCACTTGTCCCAGAAAGCAGAGCCATGAACAGAACCATCGCCACAAGAGGTCTCTGCCAACTCAGAAAGGCCAAACTGAGGGGCACCAGAATATTTTCTTCACGGCCAAACAACTCCAAAACTGCCAACTTCATGATCCAAGAGGGACGAGGACACTCGACTCGCCAATGGAGACAACCGCAaaagaagtcaaagaagaaacTGGACCCCGAGAGAAAGCATCACAAACGTTTCCTCCCTGCGGGAAAGCAAAGTCATTCAACCAGGAGCTTTTGAGCATCAGAAAGCAATCTTACCAAGGAGATGAGCACGATTTGAGCCTGTCAGCCAGCAAATTCAAGAGAGCCTCTCTGCAGGATGACCGATGTCTCCTGGACAAGATGGAATGTCAAGGGAACCCTCGGGTCCTGACAAATGATGTTGAGAAAACAGTCTCAGTTCCAAAAGGTCCTTTAGGCAGCAAGACTCAAATGGTGAAAGGCCCTGAGGAGAAGTCAAAGACACACGAACTGCAGAAGAGGGCAAGTTTTGCACACAGTGGcagacacaacaaaatgatgttCGGCCAAGGGGAGACAGAGGCGGGGAAGATGCCCAGTCGCGGCCCGGGCTTCATGGCCTTTGGAACGAGACTGCTCCGTCGATTCACCGCACCTGAGTTTATGAGGATGGTCATAGACTGTTCCTCAGGCTCCTCAAACGGCAGAGGACGGATGTCACGCTCCGAGACCTTCCCTTTCTCCCACACACACCGGCAGGTCAACAGTCAGCCGAGCGTGGATAGCATCAGTGGAGTTAAATGTGAGTTTGAAAGCTGCTCGTCTCAGTCGGCCCTCGATTAG